The Trichosurus vulpecula isolate mTriVul1 chromosome 3, mTriVul1.pri, whole genome shotgun sequence genome includes a window with the following:
- the ESRP2 gene encoding epithelial splicing regulatory protein 2 isoform X3: MKPEGKSPSAVTWPPLGPARRGGGRRAGGGRTEQQPWLQPSPPRAMTPPPPSAHPDSLVVLFGATAGALGAKLGSDERELILLVWQVVDLHSRKVGTLHKSLVRADDTELSEECREASGLSAEGLGRAEPLDKVLQQFSQLVLGDVELLGGGSYTLCTDGPLLVRQVLHPEASRKNLVLPDSFFSFYDLRRQFHTRRPEAGPARDLTVATMAQNLGLETDAAEDDFGVWEVKTMVTIICHLLSEQNHSFTEPEIVKCKYDSGPCSKAEVVDNETVVRARGLPWQSSDQDIARFFKGLNIAKGGVALCLNAQGRRNGEALVRFVDSEQRDLALERHKHHMGARYIEVYKASGEEFLKIAGGTSHEVAQFLSREDQVIIRMRGLPFTATPADVLAFLGPECPVTGGPEGLLFVRYPDGRPTGDAFALFACEELAQSALRKHKGILGKRYIELFRSTAAEVQQVLNRYMSSPLIPTLPAPLIPVLPAPFPLAGAGVRDCVRLRGLPYTASIDDILGFLGEAAGDIRPHGVHMVLNQQGRPSGDAFIQMKSADRALVAAQRCHKKMMKERYVEVFPCSGEEMSLVLMGGTLSRSGMSPPPCKLPCLSPPTYAAFQTATAVIPTEATAALYPPSALLPAARAPSAPTPVTYYPPPATQLYMNYTTYYPSPPVSPTTVGYLTAPSAAVAPAPASVLQQPGALVRMQGLPYTAGVKDILSFFQGYQLPADSVLVLHSFSGRPRGDALVTFPSLDAARRAVAEEHGRTLGGQHVQLSLV; encoded by the exons ATGAAGCCAGAGGGGAAAAGCCCGAGCGCGGTCACCTGGCCTCCACTCGGCCCCGCGCGGAGAGGCGGCGGACGCAGGGCTGGAGGCGGCCGGACGGAGCAGCAGCCCTGGCTTCAG CCCTCCCCTCCCCGGGCCATGACGCCGCCGCCTCCTTCTGCGCACCCTGACTCCTTGGTGGTCTTGTTTGGGGCAACCGCTGGTGCTCTGGGGGCTAAACTGGGCTCGGATGAGAGGGAGCTAATTCTCTTGGTGTGGCAAGTTGTGGATCTTCACAGCCGGAAG GTGGGGACCCTGCACAAGTCCCTGGTGCGCGCGGACGACACGGAGCTGAGCGAGGAGTGCAGGGAGGCGAGCGGTCTGAGCGCGGAGGGGCTGGGCCGGGCCGAGCCGCTGGACAAAGTGCTGCAGCAG ttctcaCAGTTGGTACTGGGGGATGTGGAGCTCCTGGGCGGAGGCTCCTACACACTCTGCACAGATGGGCCGCTCCTTGTTCGACAGGTCCTCCATCCAGAGGCTTCCAGAAAG aacCTGGTGCTTCcagactccttcttctccttctacgATCTGCGCAGGCAGTTCCACACCCGGCGTCCTGAGGCTGGCCCAGCCCGAGACCTCACCGTTGCCACCATGGCCCAGA ACTTGGGGCTAGAAACAGATGCTGCTGAGGATGACTTTGGTGTGTGGGAAGTGAAGACCATGGTGACCATCATCTGCCATCTCCTCTCAGAGCAGA ATCACAGTTTTACGGAGCCTGAAATCGTCAAGTGCAAGTATGATTCGGGACCCTG CAGCAAAGCTGAGGTAGTGGACAACGAGACGGTCGTCCGAGCGAGAGGCCTCCCTTGGCAGTCCTCTGACCAGGACATAGCCCGATTCTTCAAGGGGCTCAACATTGCCAA GGGTGGTGTGGCACTGTGCCTCAACGCCCAGGGCCGGAGGAACGGGGAAGCGCTTGTCCGATTTGTGGACTCGGAGCAGAGAGACCTGGCCTTGGAGCGTCACAAGCACCACATGGGTGCCCGATACAtcgag GTGTACAAAGCCTCGGGGGAAGAGTTCCTCAAGATTGCAGGGG GTACATCCCATGAGGTTGCCCAGTTCTTGTCTCGGGAAGACCAGGTGATCATTCGCATGCGGGGGCTGCCGTTCACAGCCACACCGGCAGACGTGCTGGCCTTCCTGGGTCCTGAGTGCCCAGTGACTGGCGGTCCCGAGGGCCTACTCTTCGTCCGCTACCCGGATGGGCGCCCCACAGGTGATGCCTTTGCCCTCTTTGCCTGTGAAGAGCTGGCTCAGAGCGCACTCCGCAAGCACAAGGGCATCCTTGGTAAACGCTACATCGAGTTGTTCCGGAGCACAGCGGCAGAGGTTCAGCAG GTTCTGAACCGCTACATGTCAAGCCCGCTGATCCCAACGCTTCCAGCCCCACTGATCCCTGTGCTCCCAGCCCCATTCCCCTTGGCAGGTGCGGGTGTGCGGGACTGTGTTCGTCTGCGGGGCCTGCCATACACCGCCAGCATCGACGATATCCTGGGCTTCCTGGGGGAGGCAGCTGGAGACATCCGGCCGCATGGGGTGCACATGGTGCTAAATCAGCAG GGCCGGCCATCCGGAGATGCCTTTATCCAGATGAAGTCTGCAGACCGAGCACTCGTGGCTGCCCAGCGGTGCCAcaaaaagatgatgaaagaaCGTTATGTGGAAGTCTTTCCCTGTTCTGGGGAGGAGATGAGCCTTGTGCTGATGGGGGGTACTCTGAGCCGAAGTGGCATGTCCCCCCCACCCTGCAAGCTGCCCT GTCTCTCCCCTCCCACATATGCCGCCTTCCAAACAGCCACAGCTGTGATCCCTACTGAGGCCACGGCTGCCCTTTACCCCCCGTCAGCCCTTCTCCCTGCAGCTAGGGCTCCCTCAGCCCCTACCCCCGTCACCTACTACCCCCCACCGGCCACTCAGCTCTACATGAACTACACAACCTATTACCCCAG cCCCCCAGTGTCCCCTACCACGGTGGGCTACCTCACTGCCCCCTCAGCAGCGGTGGCCCCGGCCCCTGCCTCAGTGCTGCAGCAGCCAGGCGCCCTGGTGAGGATGCAGGGCCTCCCCTACACAGCTGGCGTGAAGGacattctcagtttcttccagGGCTACCAG CTCCCAGCAGACTCTGTCCTGGTCCTCCACAGCTTCAGCGGCCGGCCTCGGGGCGATGCCCTCGTCACCTTTCCCAGCCTGGATGCTGCACGTCGGGCTGTGGCTGAGGAACACGGCCGGACCCTGGGTGGTCAGCACGTCCAGCTCTCCCTGGTATGA
- the ESRP2 gene encoding epithelial splicing regulatory protein 2 isoform X2, with translation MKPEGKSPSAVTWPPLGPARRGGGRRAGGGRTEQQPWLQPSPPRAMTPPPPSAHPDSLVVLFGATAGALGAKLGSDERELILLVWQVVDLHSRKVGTLHKSLVRADDTELSEECREASGLSAEGLGRAEPLDKVLQQFSQLVLGDVELLGGGSYTLCTDGPLLVRQVLHPEASRKNLVLPDSFFSFYDLRRQFHTRRPEAGPARDLTVATMAQNLGLETDAAEDDFGVWEVKTMVTIICHLLSEQNHSFTEPEIVKCKYDSGPCSKAEVVDNETVVRARGLPWQSSDQDIARFFKGLNIAKGGVALCLNAQGRRNGEALVRFVDSEQRDLALERHKHHMGARYIEVYKASGEEFLKIAGGTSHEVAQFLSREDQVIIRMRGLPFTATPADVLAFLGPECPVTGGPEGLLFVRYPDGRPTGDAFALFACEELAQSALRKHKGILGKRYIELFRSTAAEVQQVLNRYMSSPLIPTLPAPLIPVLPAPFPLAGAGVRDCVRLRGLPYTASIDDILGFLGEAAGDIRPHGVHMVLNQQGRPSGDAFIQMKSADRALVAAQRCHKKMMKERYVEVFPCSGEEMSLVLMGGTLSRSGMSPPPCKLPCLSPPTYAAFQTATAVIPTEATAALYPPSALLPAARAPSAPTPVTYYPPPATQLYMNYTTYYPSPPVSPTTVGYLTAPSAAVAPAPASVLQQPGALVRMQGLPYTAGVKDILSFFQGYQLAPDDYANLVPVGDPPRPVLQAPKEWVCL, from the exons ATGAAGCCAGAGGGGAAAAGCCCGAGCGCGGTCACCTGGCCTCCACTCGGCCCCGCGCGGAGAGGCGGCGGACGCAGGGCTGGAGGCGGCCGGACGGAGCAGCAGCCCTGGCTTCAG CCCTCCCCTCCCCGGGCCATGACGCCGCCGCCTCCTTCTGCGCACCCTGACTCCTTGGTGGTCTTGTTTGGGGCAACCGCTGGTGCTCTGGGGGCTAAACTGGGCTCGGATGAGAGGGAGCTAATTCTCTTGGTGTGGCAAGTTGTGGATCTTCACAGCCGGAAG GTGGGGACCCTGCACAAGTCCCTGGTGCGCGCGGACGACACGGAGCTGAGCGAGGAGTGCAGGGAGGCGAGCGGTCTGAGCGCGGAGGGGCTGGGCCGGGCCGAGCCGCTGGACAAAGTGCTGCAGCAG ttctcaCAGTTGGTACTGGGGGATGTGGAGCTCCTGGGCGGAGGCTCCTACACACTCTGCACAGATGGGCCGCTCCTTGTTCGACAGGTCCTCCATCCAGAGGCTTCCAGAAAG aacCTGGTGCTTCcagactccttcttctccttctacgATCTGCGCAGGCAGTTCCACACCCGGCGTCCTGAGGCTGGCCCAGCCCGAGACCTCACCGTTGCCACCATGGCCCAGA ACTTGGGGCTAGAAACAGATGCTGCTGAGGATGACTTTGGTGTGTGGGAAGTGAAGACCATGGTGACCATCATCTGCCATCTCCTCTCAGAGCAGA ATCACAGTTTTACGGAGCCTGAAATCGTCAAGTGCAAGTATGATTCGGGACCCTG CAGCAAAGCTGAGGTAGTGGACAACGAGACGGTCGTCCGAGCGAGAGGCCTCCCTTGGCAGTCCTCTGACCAGGACATAGCCCGATTCTTCAAGGGGCTCAACATTGCCAA GGGTGGTGTGGCACTGTGCCTCAACGCCCAGGGCCGGAGGAACGGGGAAGCGCTTGTCCGATTTGTGGACTCGGAGCAGAGAGACCTGGCCTTGGAGCGTCACAAGCACCACATGGGTGCCCGATACAtcgag GTGTACAAAGCCTCGGGGGAAGAGTTCCTCAAGATTGCAGGGG GTACATCCCATGAGGTTGCCCAGTTCTTGTCTCGGGAAGACCAGGTGATCATTCGCATGCGGGGGCTGCCGTTCACAGCCACACCGGCAGACGTGCTGGCCTTCCTGGGTCCTGAGTGCCCAGTGACTGGCGGTCCCGAGGGCCTACTCTTCGTCCGCTACCCGGATGGGCGCCCCACAGGTGATGCCTTTGCCCTCTTTGCCTGTGAAGAGCTGGCTCAGAGCGCACTCCGCAAGCACAAGGGCATCCTTGGTAAACGCTACATCGAGTTGTTCCGGAGCACAGCGGCAGAGGTTCAGCAG GTTCTGAACCGCTACATGTCAAGCCCGCTGATCCCAACGCTTCCAGCCCCACTGATCCCTGTGCTCCCAGCCCCATTCCCCTTGGCAGGTGCGGGTGTGCGGGACTGTGTTCGTCTGCGGGGCCTGCCATACACCGCCAGCATCGACGATATCCTGGGCTTCCTGGGGGAGGCAGCTGGAGACATCCGGCCGCATGGGGTGCACATGGTGCTAAATCAGCAG GGCCGGCCATCCGGAGATGCCTTTATCCAGATGAAGTCTGCAGACCGAGCACTCGTGGCTGCCCAGCGGTGCCAcaaaaagatgatgaaagaaCGTTATGTGGAAGTCTTTCCCTGTTCTGGGGAGGAGATGAGCCTTGTGCTGATGGGGGGTACTCTGAGCCGAAGTGGCATGTCCCCCCCACCCTGCAAGCTGCCCT GTCTCTCCCCTCCCACATATGCCGCCTTCCAAACAGCCACAGCTGTGATCCCTACTGAGGCCACGGCTGCCCTTTACCCCCCGTCAGCCCTTCTCCCTGCAGCTAGGGCTCCCTCAGCCCCTACCCCCGTCACCTACTACCCCCCACCGGCCACTCAGCTCTACATGAACTACACAACCTATTACCCCAG cCCCCCAGTGTCCCCTACCACGGTGGGCTACCTCACTGCCCCCTCAGCAGCGGTGGCCCCGGCCCCTGCCTCAGTGCTGCAGCAGCCAGGCGCCCTGGTGAGGATGCAGGGCCTCCCCTACACAGCTGGCGTGAAGGacattctcagtttcttccagGGCTACCAG CTTGCCCCTGATGACTACGCCAATCTGGTCCCAGTTGGTGACCCCCCCCGCCCTGTTCTACAAGCCCCCAAAGAGTGGGTGTGCTTGTAG
- the ESRP2 gene encoding epithelial splicing regulatory protein 2 isoform X1: MKPEGKSPSAVTWPPLGPARRGGGRRAGGGRTEQQPWLQPSPPRAMTPPPPSAHPDSLVVLFGATAGALGAKLGSDERELILLVWQVVDLHSRKVGTLHKSLVRADDTELSEECREASGLSAEGLGRAEPLDKVLQQFSQLVLGDVELLGGGSYTLCTDGPLLVRQVLHPEASRKNLVLPDSFFSFYDLRRQFHTRRPEAGPARDLTVATMAQNLGLETDAAEDDFGVWEVKTMVTIICHLLSEQNHSFTEPEIVKCKYDSGPCSKAEVVDNETVVRARGLPWQSSDQDIARFFKGLNIAKGGVALCLNAQGRRNGEALVRFVDSEQRDLALERHKHHMGARYIEVYKASGEEFLKIAGGTSHEVAQFLSREDQVIIRMRGLPFTATPADVLAFLGPECPVTGGPEGLLFVRYPDGRPTGDAFALFACEELAQSALRKHKGILGKRYIELFRSTAAEVQQVLNRYMSSPLIPTLPAPLIPVLPAPFPLAGAGVRDCVRLRGLPYTASIDDILGFLGEAAGDIRPHGVHMVLNQQGRPSGDAFIQMKSADRALVAAQRCHKKMMKERYVEVFPCSGEEMSLVLMGGTLSRSGMSPPPCKLPCLSPPTYAAFQTATAVIPTEATAALYPPSALLPAARAPSAPTPVTYYPPPATQLYMNYTTYYPRYERGFPRGSGLGASAVLSLSPEQLWVPPSLPDPGHSFAHHLSQVLTLLSTPSLILSPTMAGPLYLAPDKYTSLVPLGESFLPCPVL, translated from the exons ATGAAGCCAGAGGGGAAAAGCCCGAGCGCGGTCACCTGGCCTCCACTCGGCCCCGCGCGGAGAGGCGGCGGACGCAGGGCTGGAGGCGGCCGGACGGAGCAGCAGCCCTGGCTTCAG CCCTCCCCTCCCCGGGCCATGACGCCGCCGCCTCCTTCTGCGCACCCTGACTCCTTGGTGGTCTTGTTTGGGGCAACCGCTGGTGCTCTGGGGGCTAAACTGGGCTCGGATGAGAGGGAGCTAATTCTCTTGGTGTGGCAAGTTGTGGATCTTCACAGCCGGAAG GTGGGGACCCTGCACAAGTCCCTGGTGCGCGCGGACGACACGGAGCTGAGCGAGGAGTGCAGGGAGGCGAGCGGTCTGAGCGCGGAGGGGCTGGGCCGGGCCGAGCCGCTGGACAAAGTGCTGCAGCAG ttctcaCAGTTGGTACTGGGGGATGTGGAGCTCCTGGGCGGAGGCTCCTACACACTCTGCACAGATGGGCCGCTCCTTGTTCGACAGGTCCTCCATCCAGAGGCTTCCAGAAAG aacCTGGTGCTTCcagactccttcttctccttctacgATCTGCGCAGGCAGTTCCACACCCGGCGTCCTGAGGCTGGCCCAGCCCGAGACCTCACCGTTGCCACCATGGCCCAGA ACTTGGGGCTAGAAACAGATGCTGCTGAGGATGACTTTGGTGTGTGGGAAGTGAAGACCATGGTGACCATCATCTGCCATCTCCTCTCAGAGCAGA ATCACAGTTTTACGGAGCCTGAAATCGTCAAGTGCAAGTATGATTCGGGACCCTG CAGCAAAGCTGAGGTAGTGGACAACGAGACGGTCGTCCGAGCGAGAGGCCTCCCTTGGCAGTCCTCTGACCAGGACATAGCCCGATTCTTCAAGGGGCTCAACATTGCCAA GGGTGGTGTGGCACTGTGCCTCAACGCCCAGGGCCGGAGGAACGGGGAAGCGCTTGTCCGATTTGTGGACTCGGAGCAGAGAGACCTGGCCTTGGAGCGTCACAAGCACCACATGGGTGCCCGATACAtcgag GTGTACAAAGCCTCGGGGGAAGAGTTCCTCAAGATTGCAGGGG GTACATCCCATGAGGTTGCCCAGTTCTTGTCTCGGGAAGACCAGGTGATCATTCGCATGCGGGGGCTGCCGTTCACAGCCACACCGGCAGACGTGCTGGCCTTCCTGGGTCCTGAGTGCCCAGTGACTGGCGGTCCCGAGGGCCTACTCTTCGTCCGCTACCCGGATGGGCGCCCCACAGGTGATGCCTTTGCCCTCTTTGCCTGTGAAGAGCTGGCTCAGAGCGCACTCCGCAAGCACAAGGGCATCCTTGGTAAACGCTACATCGAGTTGTTCCGGAGCACAGCGGCAGAGGTTCAGCAG GTTCTGAACCGCTACATGTCAAGCCCGCTGATCCCAACGCTTCCAGCCCCACTGATCCCTGTGCTCCCAGCCCCATTCCCCTTGGCAGGTGCGGGTGTGCGGGACTGTGTTCGTCTGCGGGGCCTGCCATACACCGCCAGCATCGACGATATCCTGGGCTTCCTGGGGGAGGCAGCTGGAGACATCCGGCCGCATGGGGTGCACATGGTGCTAAATCAGCAG GGCCGGCCATCCGGAGATGCCTTTATCCAGATGAAGTCTGCAGACCGAGCACTCGTGGCTGCCCAGCGGTGCCAcaaaaagatgatgaaagaaCGTTATGTGGAAGTCTTTCCCTGTTCTGGGGAGGAGATGAGCCTTGTGCTGATGGGGGGTACTCTGAGCCGAAGTGGCATGTCCCCCCCACCCTGCAAGCTGCCCT GTCTCTCCCCTCCCACATATGCCGCCTTCCAAACAGCCACAGCTGTGATCCCTACTGAGGCCACGGCTGCCCTTTACCCCCCGTCAGCCCTTCTCCCTGCAGCTAGGGCTCCCTCAGCCCCTACCCCCGTCACCTACTACCCCCCACCGGCCACTCAGCTCTACATGAACTACACAACCTATTACCCCAGGTATGAGCGGGGCTTCCCTAGGGGTTCTGGTCTGGGGGCCTCTGCTGTCCTGTCCCTCTCTCCTGAGCAGCTCTGGGTACCTCCTTCCCTACCTGACCCTGGTCATTCCTTTGCCCATCATCTCTCCCAAGTGCTGACACTCCTCTCTACCCCTTCTCTTATTCTGTCCCCCACGATGGCAGGGCCTCTGTACCTTGCCCCTGACAAATACACTAGTCTGGTCCCACTTGGTgagtccttccttccttgccccGTGCTCTGA